The Persephonella sp. genome segment ATCGATACAATCGTAAGAATTGCAAGCAAAGGCATTCCCTTAAAAAGAAAAAAGGACATCCCGAATACAGCAAAAAGAGAAAGTGCATCAAATATCCTTATAGAAACGAAACTAACAGCACTCTCAGATATAGGAATATTTTCTTTTTTAAGCATATAAAAAAATGATAATTCACCTGTCCTGAATGGCATAAAGATATTAAATACCGTGTTAAAAGCAGTAATCTTAAAGAGTTTTTTAAACTGGTTTATTGAGAGTGTAAGCTTCCATCTAAATGTCCTTGTCAAATATGAACCAACATAAAGAGCAAAGGCGATGATAATATTTACAGGATTTATCTCTTTAAAAAACTGCACAAACTTATCAAAACCTATTACCCTGTAAAACAGGTATATAAAACCTGCAGATATGGCTATAGAAACAAATAGTTCGAATATCTTAATGGCTTTTTTCTTCAACAAGCCCTCTGTTTACCACTTCAAGCTTTTTATCTCGGATTATTTCCTTGATTATATAAGGCCGTTTGCCTTGTGATTCGTAGTATGTTCTTGTAATAAGCTCAGCGACTATACCTGTTGAGATAAGCTGTATTCCGGAAAGGAAAAACAACGTTCCAAATATAAGGAGTGGTCTATTCCCAATATCTGCACCTGTAAACAGCTTTAGTCCTACAAGATAAAGCAGAATAACAGCACCAATTAGAAGTAGAACAGCACCCCATCCACCTAAGATTCTTAATGGTTTTGTTCTGTAATCCAGCAAAAATTTAACAAGTATAAGGTCTAATAAAACCTTAAATGTTCTGGATATACCATACTTTGATTTTCCGTATATTCTCGGGTGGTGTTTAACAGGTATTTCTGTTACCTTTGCACCGATAGCTTTTGATAAGGCTGGCAGAAATCTGTGCATTTCCCCATAAAAGTCCAGATTTTTGGCAACCTCAGCTCTATAAGCCTTAAGGGAACAGCCATAGTCGTGGAGATGAACACCTGTGACTTTGGATATGAGCCAGTTTGCTATCCTTGAGGGGAGAGTTCTACTAATAAATGCATCTTTTCTGTCTTTTCTCCAGCCACTTACAATATCATATCCCTGATCAAGCACCTCTAAAAGTTTTGGAATATCCTCAGGGTCGTTTTGAAGATCACCATCCATTGTGATGATAATATCTCCGCGGGCTGTTTCAAAACCTGCAGACATCGCTGCAGTCTGACCAAAGTTTCTCCTGAAATTAACCCCTACAACATGAGGATCTTTTTCTGATAACTCTTTTATAATTTCCCATGACCTGTCTGTAGAACCGTCATTTACAAAAATGATCTCGTAGCTTTTGCCAAGACTATCAAGAACTTTTTTTAATTTGTCATATAAAATAGGAAGGTTTTCTTCTTCATTATAAATCGGAATAACAACTGATAACTCTACCTTTTCCATTTCACTCCTTATTTCCTTGTAAATTTAACAATTCCTCTTATCCCAAGAGGTCTTAAGTTTTTTCTGTAAAATCTTGAGGCTTCTCTATACTCTTTGAAGTATCCTATTATAACAGAATAAATAGCTTTACCATCTATTATATCCCTTTTTATCTCCGGATTGTAACCTTTTGCTTTAAGTCTTTCTGCAATGGATATAGCTGCTTTTTTGTTTGAGTATCTACCGACAAGAACATAAAATCTGATTTTTGGTTTTACTATTTGAGGCTTTTCTTGAGTTTCAGGAGTGTATTTCGCTATGGTTTGTCTTTCTGTATATGGATTTGTATTCTCTGTATTTGGGTGTGCTTCGACTGAAGGGGTTATATTACCCTCTTGGTTGATATTAAATATATTTCTTCTTTTAACCGTTTTTTGGTCTATAAGGTTCAGGTATTTATCTATTTCCAGTTTGAGAAGCTCATTATTTTCAGCAAGTTTTTTAGCTTTGATTAAATAAATCCTTGCTTTTTCCGGATAATTTAAGTAATAGTAAGCCTTCCCAAGTCCAAGATATATTTGGGCATCAGATGCTCCTTTATTTACTGCTGCTAAAAATACGTTTAGTGCATCTTTGTATCTTTTCTCCTGTATATATAAATTTCCAAGGGCGATATATGCAGGTAATATATATGCATTATAGGCAATGGCTTTTTTTAGATTTTCTTCCTCTTTTTTCTTATCCCCTATTTCTTTATAAATCATTGCTATGTTGTAGTAAGCAAGGTCTTTTTTCATGTAGTTTGGATTTTCTATAGCTTTGTGGAAGTAGCTGATTGCCTCGTTATATTTCTTTTCCCTTGCAAGAATAGTTCCCAGATTTGTATATGTTTCTGCTCTATCAGGTGCTACTTCCAGTGCCTTTTTTAGAAATTGCTCTGCTTTTTGAAACTCCCCTACGTTGCTGTAAGCAATACCCAGTGCGTTGAGTATGTCAGGGTCATTAGGAGAAATCTGGTAAGCTTTTCTTAAATAGTAAATAGCCTGTGCATTATTTCCTGCTTCCAGATATGAAATTCCAAGTTTATAGTAATATGTGGCATTTTTAATCTGAGGTGTTTCTGAAACTGTTGAAGTTTTAGGGGCACAGGAAAATAAAGCAAATCCTGATACTAAAACTAATAAAAATAATATTTTTCTCATTTTCTCACCTTCCCCTTGTTTATGTTTAATTCTTCAATTTTTTTGTGAATTGTATTTCTGTGAATTCCAAGATATTTTGCAGCTTCTGAGATATTTCCATTAGTATATTTTAAAACTTCCTCAATTATTATAGTTTCTGCCTTTTCTATTAATTTAATGTAGATATTTTTTTTCTCATTCTCCAACATCTGTTTTACTTCTTTTCGTATTCCTTCCTGCCAGTCTGTAGTAGTTGTTTCCTGTGGATATATATATTTTCTGACTATATCAGCAGTAATAGGCCTTTCCCTGTAAATAACTATCAGTTTATTAACCAGATTTTTTAATTCTCTTATATTTCCGGGAAAATCATAGCTCATAAGCGTTTCAATAGCATCTTCTGTAAAGCCACCTTTTTTAAGTTTATGGGTTTTTAGTGCCTGTTTTGTAAATAATTCAACAAGTTCAGGAATGTCCTCTTTCCTTTCCCTTAAAGGTGGAAGGTTTATTTCTATAACAGACAGCCTGTAGAACAGGTCTTCCCTAAATTTTCCGGAAGCAACCATTTTTACAAGGTCTTTATTGGTTGCAGCTATTACCCTTACATCAACCTTTATATTTTTGTTTGAGCCTACCGGAGTTATTTCCATTTCTTGCAGTGCTCTAAGCAATTTCCCCTGTGCTTCAAGGGGCAATTCGCTAATCTCATCTAAAAATAGCGTTCCTCCATTGGCCGCTTCAAATTTTCCTGTTTTTTTTCTGTCTGCTCCTGTAAATGCTCCTTTTTCGTATCCAAAAAGCTCGCTTTCTATAAGCCCTGCAGGTATTGCTGCACAGTTAATCGCTATAAAAGGTGCTTCTGCCCTGCCACTGTGTCTGTGTATAAGCTGTGCTACAACTTCTTTACCTGTTCCGCTTTCCCCTGTTATTAAAACAGGCTGATTACTTGCACTTGCTCTTCCTATTAGCTTAAAGACTTCCTGCATTTGTGGACTTTTACCGACTATATCTATTTCAGGCTGTTGTGTGGCAGTTTCTTTGGGAGTAATCTTTTTTATCTCTTGAACTACTTTTCTTATTTTTTCTATATCAAATGGCTTTGGTATATAGTCATAGGCACCAAGTTTCATTGCCTCAATTAGATAGTTATACTCATCATGACCGGAAATCATTACAACATATGGTCTATTTTCAAGGGAAACAATTGATTTGAGAATATCTATACCATTTGCATCTGGAAGAGAAATATCAAGGAAAACAATATCAGGGTTTTCCTCCTGAATAAACTGGATTGCCTTTCCGCCTGTTTCGAATGCTTTTGTTTCAATTCCTTCTTTTTGTAGAACCTTCTTCAGAACATTTCTTATTGTCCTTTCATCATCAAAAATAAAAGCCTTCATTTTTTACCTCTATCTGAAATAGGAAGCAGTATTTCAAATGTTGAATCACCTATATATCTTAAAACACCTCCATGGTCTTTTACTATTTTGTAAGAGGATGATAATCCGATACCCATTCCTGTTTTTTTGGTTGAGACAAACGGTAAAAAGAGTTTATCTATCATATCTTCTGGGACACCAGAACCACTATCTTTTATTCTGATAAAAATTTTGTTTCCTGCAGGTGAGTAAACCTTGTCCCAAGATATTCCTGTTGATATTCTGATTGTTCCTTTTTTATCTGTAGCTTCAATACCATTTTTTATTATGTTTATAAACACCCTAAGCATATAATCAGGGTCAACATAAAGGTCAGGGATACTTGGGTCATACAGCCTTTCAAATTGAACTTCCGGATATTGTTTTTCCAGAGATTTTATAGCCTCATCAATTACTTTGTGAATATTTATCTCCCTTTTTCTAAGGGGGATAGGTTTGGTTATATTTGTGATTTCATTAATCAGGCTTTCTATTCTTTTGACTTCGTATAGTATGTCCTCTACCAGTTCTTTATCGTTTATGTCCTCTTTAAGCAGCTGGGCAGCACCTTTTATTCCTCCAACGGGACCTTTCATATCATGGAATATAGAAGAAAGAAGTTTTGAAATGGTTATTATCAGTCCTTCTTTTCTAGCTACTTCTTCAAGTTCAACAAATCTTGTTATATCCCTTACAAGCAGTGTTATTCCTTTGTCTTCAAAAGGAAAGACATCTATCAAAAATTTGTTATTGTTAATCTCTTTAAAAATTCCTTTTACGGAACGGCCTGTTTTAATTGCTTCCATAGATAGCAGTTCAGCGAATAATTGATTGAGCTTAGATTTTCCTATCTGGGATTTTAGAAAATGACCTGCCTGGTTTGCGTAGATGATATCTCCTTCTTTAGAAACAACAATTAATGGGTCTTCTATACTCTCTAATATCTTTTCAAAATATTCCATTTTTTCAAAAAGGGGGAAAGCTCCCCCTGAGGTTTTATTTATTTATGTTTAAAAATTGCTGTTCTTCTCCTTTAACAGCCTCCTGAACATTCTGGGAAATTCTGTAAGCACAGAAAGATGGTCCGCACATTGAGCAGAACTTAGCTGATTTAAATCCTTCCTGTGGAAGTGTTTCATCATGGTATTTTCTTGCTGTTTCAGGATCTATTGCCAGCTCAAACTGCTTTTCCCAGTCAAACTCATATCTTGCTTTGGACATTGCGTCGTCCCACTCTTTTGCACCGGGTCTATGTCTTGCAAGGTCAGCTGCGTGTGCTGCTATTTTATAAGCTATAAGTCCCTGTTTAACGTCTTCTGCATTTGGAAGACCAAGGTGCTCTTTAGGTGTTACATAACAGAGCATTGACGCACCATACCATCCTGCCATAGCTGCACCGATAGCAGATGCAATATGGTCATATCCCGGAGCAATATCTGTTACCAATGGTCCCAACACGTAGAATGGTGCTTCATGGCAAAGCTCCATCTCTTTTTTAATATTCATCTCAATCTGGTCCATTGGAACGTGACCAGGACCTTCTATCATAACCTGAACACCATGCTCCCACGCCTTTTTAGTAAGTTCACCTAAAACTTTAAGTTCTGCAAATTGTGCCTCATCAGAAGCATCATTTATACATCCAGGTCTAAGTCCATCTCCAAGGGAGAATGTTACATCGTACTTTTTGAATATTTCACAAATCTTATCAAAGTTTGTATAAAGTGGATTTTGTTTTCCATGAACAGTCATCCATTCTGCCATTATTGAACCACCACGGGAAACAATTCCCATAAGCCTGTGGTTAACCAGTGGTAAAAACTCCCTTAAAACTCCTGCATGAATTGTCATATAATCAACACCCTGTTGAGCCTGATGCTCAATCATATCAAGGATATCCTGTTCTGTAAGGTTTTCTATTGAACGAACTTCTTGCAATGCCTGATATATAGGAACTGTTCCAACTGGAACAGGAGAGTTAGCAATAATTGCTTCCCTAATTTCATCTATATTTCCACCTGTTGATAAATCCATTACAGTGTCAGCTCCGTATTTAAGGGCAACTCTAAGCTTTTCCAGCTCTCCTTCTACATCAGAAACAACAGCAGAGTTTCCAATATTTGCATTTACTTTGCATTTAGCAGCGATACCAATAGCCATAGGCTCAAGGCTGTAATGGTTTATATTAGCAGGGATTACCATTCTTCCCCTTGCAACTTCATCTCTGATTAACTCTGCAGGAAGCTGTTCCCTTTGAGCTACATACTCCATTTCCGGAGTTATGACTCCCTCCCTTGCATAATCCATCTGGGTTTTACCATAGGTTGTGCTTCTTTTAACTCTGTATTTACTCATATCTAAACCTCCTGATTTTCCAAGTTTTGCTCCATTTATATACATTCAAAAGATAGTCTAAAAAATGAAAATGGTCATATAGAGGGTGCTTTTGAGAAAAAAATCACCACTCCCTACGACGGTATCAACCGTATCAGGTTCAAAGGGTATTTTCTCAGACCTTTATAGTCACCCCTGTGGCCTTATTCAGTTTCTATTAATATATACTTTTGGTCTAATTTAATCCAGTTTTTTATAAATGGCGCCTTCAGGTGTTAGAATACTCTCAATAATATTTACTTCAATATAAGCCTGACTGCCAAAATCTATATCAGAATACCTTTTTATTGCGTTTAAAAACTGCTGTTTTTTAACATGCTTTATTCTTTTTAAAGTAATATGCGGCACAAAATTTTTATCTGATTTATATCCCAAAACTGCAAGCTTTCCAGAAATAAATGAGTTTAGGCGAGATAATTCTCCATTTGTATCTTTTATTTTTACAAAGAAAACCCGTGGATTATATATGTTTGGGAACGCCCCAAGACCTGAAAACTGAATATCAACCTCTATCTCTTTATTCAAAACCGGAGATAAGACCTGCTTGATATTACTGATTTCTTTATCTGAGGAGTTTCCGATAAATGTGTATGTAATATGGAAGTTTTTTTCTGGAACCCATCTTCCTGCGATTATTCCGCCGAAGTCCTTTTTTATTTTTTCATATTTCAAATCAGGTATTTTTACAAATGAGCCAATAAATATTCTTTTCAAAAATCCACCTGCATTGAATTTCTATTTAATTACTTATAATTTTAAAGATATGAAAGTAGCAAAACAATTTCCAGTTGTTTTTGATGAAGAAAAAGGAATTTATATACCTCAGCCTACAAGATTCTGGATTTTAGACAAAAAACTACATTCGGCCATCTCCAGACTAGAAGAAAAGGGATTTATACAATTTTGGGAAAATAAAGTCTCTCAGGATGAGGAGTTATTTAACTTTTTTGTAAAACTTCACCTTAAAGAAATTCACGAAAGGGAAAGGCTTATCTCAAATAAAAATTATCCTGAATATGTAGTTCACAAGTTACTTTCAACAGGTATAGGTGGTATTCAGGATTACAATAAAAAGCCATTTAAGGTTAAATGTCTGCATCTTTGGACGGCATATCATCTTGGGGATGAAAAATTCAGAAATCCTATAGGTGAATTTGTGATAGAAAGGTTGTAATCAGTCGTTGTATTCTTATATTATTTAAGCTTTAAATAAAAATCTGAGGGAAATGAATGGTTTACGACACAGAATTTGATGTTGTTGTTATAGGTGGAGGACATGCAGGTATAGAAGCTGCTTTGGCAGCTGCAAAATTAGGGGTGAAAACAGCCCTTATAACACTGGACAAAGAAAAAATAGGCCTTATGCCTTGTAATCCGGCAATAGGTGGAATAGCAAAAGGTATCGTTGTCCGTGAGATAGATGCCTTCGGCGGTGAGATGGGAAAGGCCATAGATGCAACAGGCCTTCAGTATAAAACCCTAAACACAAGAAAAGGTCCTGCAGTCCGTTCACCAAGGGCACAGGCAGATAAAGAAGAATACAGAAAGTATATGGTAAATAAAACCCAGAACACTGAAAATCTAACTGTTATAGAAGGTGAAGCAACAGATATATTCCTAAAACCCCATTCAAATGAGGTGGAAGGGGTTGAGGTAGATGGAAAATTCAGGATAAGAACAAAATCCGTTGTTGTAACAACAGGAACATTCTTAGACGGTGTTATTCATATTGGAGATAAACAGATACCTGCTGGTAGAATGGGAGAAAAACCTGCAACAAAACTGCCTGAGTTTTACAGAAGGGCAGGATTTCCACTCCAAAGGTTTAAAACAGGAACTCCAGCAAGGCTTGATAAAAGGACAATTGATTTTTCAGGGCTTGAGGAAGCTCCAGGAGATGAGCCGCCACCAAAGTTTTCATTCTGGACAGAGCCTTATGGCTCATACTGGTTCAGAGAAGGTCAAAAAGACCAGGTTCCCTGCTACATAACACATACAACCCCAGAAACCCACAGAATAATAAGGGAAAATCTCCACAGAACAGCCCTTTACGGTGGTGCAATAACAGGGATTGGACCAAGATACTGCCCTTCCATAGAAGACAAAATTGTGAAGTTCGCCAACAAAGAAAGACATACAGTATGGCTTGAGCCTGAAACAAGAGACGGCATAAGCATTTATCCAAATGGACTTTCGACATCTTTGCCAGAGGAAATTCAATGGGAGATGTATTGTTCAATCCCGGGACTTGAAAATGTAGTTCTTCTAAAACCTGCTTATGCCATTGAATACGACATTGTCCCTCCAACAGAACTTTATCCAACCCTTGAAACAAAAAGAATACAAGGCCTCTACCATGCAGGAAACTTCAACGGAACCACTGGATACGAAGAAGCTGCAGGACAGGGACTTGTTGCCGGAATAAACGCAGCTTTAAGGGCTTTAGGAAAAGAACCATTTTACATAAGAAGAGATGAAGCTTATATCGGTGTTATGATAGATGACCTTACAACAAAAGGGGTTATAGAACCTTACAGACTGTTTACATCCCGTTCAGAATACAGACTTCATCTTAGACAGGATAACCCTATTCTCAGGCTTTATGAAAAAGCTTATAACCTTGGAATGCTAACAGAGGAGCAATATAGATATGTAAAAGAAACAGAAGAGGAAATAAAACAGTGGCTTGATAGATACAAGGAAGAAAAAACAAAAATCGGAGATAAAACAGTAACGGCCTTTGAACTTTTAAAAAGACCGGAAATGGACGTTGATAAGCTAAAAGAGTATGGAATTCCAACTCCAGAGAGGGATTACATAAAGGAAGAGATAGACATAAACGTTAAATACTCAGGCTACTTTGAAAGGGAAAAAAGAATGAATGAAAAGATGAGACATCTGGAAAATATAAAAATTCCAGAAGATATAAACTATGAGGAAATTCCAGGGCTAAGAAAAGAAATTATTCAAAAACTATCTAAAGCAAAACCAATGACCCTTGGCCATGCTGCAAGACTTGAGGGAATAACTCCTGCTGCGATAACAGCAATTATGATACATCTTGAAAAAATAAAAAAGGGGCATTAAGCCCCTTTTCCATTGAGTCTGCTTTTTAGCAGTTTTCCTGTTTTAAAATGAACTGTTCTTCTGGCAGGGACAAGAATCCTTTCACCTGTTCTTGGGTTTCTTGCCATTTTTTCAGGCCTTTCTTTAACTTTAAATGTTCCAAGACCTCTGATTTCTATTTTTTCTCCATTTTGAAGGCCTTCAATCATAGCCTCAAAAATCCCATTTACAATCTGGAATACATCCTTTCTGTCAAGATGTGGAAATTCCTCTGCAATAATCTCTATCAGGTCTGACTTTTTCATTTATCCTCCTCTATCTGATTAATATCAATTTTCATTATTTGCAGCTGCTGGAGACATCTATCACACACAGGTTGTCCATTTTTTCCTACGGAAACGTCATAAATCCAGCATCTTGGACATTTTTCTCCTTCAGCCTGTTTAACAGCTACAACAGCATCTTTAACACTTTCCCCTTCAATTACAACATTACCTTCCGGTTTTTCTGATAACTCAACTTGAGACACAGTAAAGAAAAATTTAATCCAGTCTATTCTTTCTTCAATTAGTTTTTTGTAATGTTCAGGAAGTTTGAGAATTACCTTGGCCTCATAAGGATGTCTGATAATATCTTGCTTACGGGCTTCTTCAAGGGCTTTCAGCACATCATCCCTGATTTTTAACAGGTCTGTATAGATATTTTCAAGCTCCTGATTTATTAAGCTTTCGTTGACAAGAGGCATTTCCTCAAGATGAATACTTTCTTTTGCTGTTTTATCAAACTCTCTAACATGGTTCCAGACTTCTTCCATAGTAAATGAAAGGATTGGCGCAAGCAGTTTAGCAAGTGATGTAAGCATTATATAAAGTGTTGTCTGTGCAGATTTTCTCTCAATGGTATCCGGTGCATATACATATAGCCTGTCCTTTAGAATATCCAGATATATAGCTGACAGGTCTACAATCATAAATTTCTTTATCTCATGGTATATTCTGTGAAATCTGTGGTTTTGGTAAGAGCTATGGGCTATATCAATTAATCTCTGGAGTTTAGACAGCATCCATCTGTCTATCTCAAGCATGTCTTCGTATTTGACCGTATCCGTTTCAGGATTAAAATCATAAAGGTTTCCAAGGAAGTATCTGAATGTATTTCTGATTTTTCTGTAGTCGTCTGCTATAGCCTTAAGAAGGTTCATTCCGATTTTTATATCTTCTGTATAATCCTCAGAAACAACCCACAGCCTTATAATATCAGCCCCGTACATTTTTATAACTTTTTCAGGGGCAATTACGTTTCCAAGGGATTTTGACATCTTGCGGCCTTTTTCATCAAGGATAAATCCATGGGTTAGGACACTGTCATAAGGGGCTCTGTCGTAAGATGCCACACCTTCAAGGAGCGAAGACTGGAACCAGCCTCTATGCTGGTCTGAACCTTCAAGATACATATCAGCAGGCCATCTAAGCTCTTCCCAGAAACCTGTTTTCAGAACAGATGCATGGGATACCCCTGAGTCAAACCACACATCAAGGATGTCTTCTTCCTTTCTAAACTCTGTGCCTCCACATTTTGGACATTTATAACCTTCTGGGAGCAGCTCCTTTGCATCTTTTTCAAACCATATATCAGCACCGTATTCGTAGTTTTCAACAAGCTTTGCCACATGCTCAAAAACTTCTTCTTCTTCCACTATATAATCACAATTTTCACAGTAGAAAACAGCTATTGGCACTCCCCAGCTTCTCTGTCTTGAGATACACCAGTCTGGTCTGTTTTCTACCATTGATTTAATTCTGTTTTCTCCCCAGTGAGGTATCCATTTAACCCTTTCTATCTCTTTAATAGCCTCTCCTCTAAGAGTGTTTCCATTCTCTAAAACGGCATCCATAGCGATAAACCACTGGGGTGTAGCTCTGAAAATAACAGGATTTTTACATCTCCAGCAGTGTGGATATGAGTGTTTTATTGTTTCATGATGGAGTAGTGCTCCAACCTCTTTGAGCTTTTCTATGATAGGCTCATTGGCATCAAAAACCCTTAATCCCTGAATAAACTCAGGGGCTTCCTTTGTAAATCTTCCTTCATCATCAACAGGAGCAAAAGGCTCAACTCCGTATCTCTGTCCTATCACATAGTCTTCCTGACCATGCCCAGGAGCCATGTGAACAAGGCCTGTTCCTGTCCCAAGCTCGACAAACTCAGAAAGGTATATCTTAGAAACCCTATCTATAAATGGATGTTTATACTCTAAAAACTCAAGTTCTCTACCTTTTACCTCTTTTATAACATTTCCTTCTATTCCTGTTTTTTCCTTAAAGCTTTCCAGTAGCTCCTTTGCCACTATGAAAACCTTTTCTCCTGCATCAAGGAAAACATAATCAAATTCAGGATTAACCATAACCCCAAGGTTAGCAGGAAGTGTCCATGGAGTTGTTGTCCATATTACAGCGTAAGTTTTTTTCTGAATATCAAACGGAGGTTCCACAAGCTCAAAGGCAACATAAACAGAAGGGTCCTTTTTATCTGCATATTCA includes the following:
- the ileS gene encoding isoleucine--tRNA ligase, which translates into the protein MDWKNTLNLPKTSFPMKGNLPNREPEFIKKWDEINLYKKLREERKGRDKYILHDGPPYANGNIHLGHALNKVLKDILVKYQSMLGKDAPFVPGWDCHGLPIEQQVEKQLKKEKKRKEDLSKAEFRRLCREYAAKYVEIQKEEFKRLGIIGNWEKPYLTMRPSYQAQEIRELGKIFKRGIAYRGKKPVYWCIYDKTAEAEAEVEYADKKDPSVYVAFELVEPPFDIQKKTYAVIWTTTPWTLPANLGVMVNPEFDYVFLDAGEKVFIVAKELLESFKEKTGIEGNVIKEVKGRELEFLEYKHPFIDRVSKIYLSEFVELGTGTGLVHMAPGHGQEDYVIGQRYGVEPFAPVDDEGRFTKEAPEFIQGLRVFDANEPIIEKLKEVGALLHHETIKHSYPHCWRCKNPVIFRATPQWFIAMDAVLENGNTLRGEAIKEIERVKWIPHWGENRIKSMVENRPDWCISRQRSWGVPIAVFYCENCDYIVEEEEVFEHVAKLVENYEYGADIWFEKDAKELLPEGYKCPKCGGTEFRKEEDILDVWFDSGVSHASVLKTGFWEELRWPADMYLEGSDQHRGWFQSSLLEGVASYDRAPYDSVLTHGFILDEKGRKMSKSLGNVIAPEKVIKMYGADIIRLWVVSEDYTEDIKIGMNLLKAIADDYRKIRNTFRYFLGNLYDFNPETDTVKYEDMLEIDRWMLSKLQRLIDIAHSSYQNHRFHRIYHEIKKFMIVDLSAIYLDILKDRLYVYAPDTIERKSAQTTLYIMLTSLAKLLAPILSFTMEEVWNHVREFDKTAKESIHLEEMPLVNESLINQELENIYTDLLKIRDDVLKALEEARKQDIIRHPYEAKVILKLPEHYKKLIEERIDWIKFFFTVSQVELSEKPEGNVVIEGESVKDAVVAVKQAEGEKCPRCWIYDVSVGKNGQPVCDRCLQQLQIMKIDINQIEEDK